A window from Salvia miltiorrhiza cultivar Shanhuang (shh) chromosome 2, IMPLAD_Smil_shh, whole genome shotgun sequence encodes these proteins:
- the LOC131012263 gene encoding protein trichome birefringence-like 41: MVCGAVSVGAVAAVTLLLLSHSAAVIEVEECDFYQGRWVSDKSYPLYRSETCPFVLQQFNCTGNGRSDLQYQKYRWQPTNCNLPRWNGAYFARKVRGKRIMFVGDSLSMNQWQSLACMINAAYPTTPYQPIKTTALLSTIIFPKLNITLMYLRNAFIVDLLIQNGKRVLKLDSVAGSSKQWLQSNLLIFDTWHWWLHGGNKQPWDFIQDGEIMKPDMDRLEAYEKALRTWGKWVDKYVNPKKLKIFFQGVSPDHWNATYWGMPELQRCGGARRPLNQEMEEGDDTNKAGVVLKEVLGSIKKRVNLLDINRLSQFRVDGHPSIYGNPRHIGMDCTHWCLPGVPDAWNQFLYATLLTI; encoded by the exons ATGGTTTGTGGTGCGGTATCAGTCGGTGCAGTTGCTGCAGTTACATTGCTTCTTCTCAGTCATTCAGCCGCAGTTATTGAGGTTGAAGAATGCGATTTTTACCAAGGGAGATGGGTTTCTGATAAATCGTACCCGCTCTACCGCTCCGAGACATGCCCGTTTGTTTTGCAGCAGTTTAACTGCACCGGAAATGGGCGGTCGGATCTTCAATATCAGAAGTATAGATGGCAGCCCACTAACTGCAACTTACCAAG GTGGAATGGGGCATATTTTGCGAGAAAAGTGAGAGGGAAGCGCATAATGTTCGTGGGGGACTCACTAAGCATGAATCAGTGGCAATCTTTGGCATGCATGATTAATGCTGCGTATCCAACTACTCCCTATCAGCCCATCAAAACCACGGCCTTATTATCCACCATTATATTCCCg AAATTGAACATTACGTTGATGTACCTTCGAAACGCATTCATCGTGGACTTGCTAATCCAAAACGGGAAAAGAGTGCTGAAACTCGACTCCGTCGCAGGCAGTTCCAAACAGTGGCTGCAAAGCAACCTATTGATCTTCGACACGTGGCACTGGTGGCTTCATGGGGGAAATAAACAACC ATGGGATTTTATTCAAGATGGGGAGATTATGAAACCAGATATGGATAGGTTAGAGGCGTATGAGAAAGCTTTGAGGACGTGGGGAAAATGGGTGGACAAATACGTAAATCCCAAGAAACTCAAGATATTTTTTCAGGGCGTTTCTCCTGATCATTGGAA tGCGACGTATTGGGGGATGCCAGAATTGCAGCGATGTGGAGGAGCACGAAGGCCCCTAAACCAAGAAATGGAAGAAGGTGACGACACCAACAAGGCTGGTGTTGTATTGAAAGAGGTGTTAGGAAGCATAAAGAAACGAGTAAACTTACTAGACATCAATCGATTGTCGCAATTTAGAGTTGACGGACACCCTTCTATTTATGGAAACCCTAGACATATCGGCATGGATTGCACTCATTGGTGCCTTCCAGGAGTTCCTGATGCATGGAATCAATTTCTTTATGCTACTCTTCTTACTATTTGA